A single Candidatus Bipolaricaulota bacterium DNA region contains:
- a CDS encoding AAA family ATPase has product MTKELDATKLRYTCDPKKFKFKTTAELEPLDRIIGQERAIEALKLGLGIKDAKNRYNIYVAGGPGTGKMSAVEYFLSRVSKNEPRPPDLCYVHNFANPYNPRCLELPAGMGTQLRTDMKHLIARLRRDIPKVFETDEFKARIKKINELHAEKRAKLFEEMEKKSRALGFAIQRTPIGINTLPLRKEGEPLSQEEYEALSDEEKAEIREKQNKVQSLIQEVLQEVARVDEEREEEVKKLAREAVLFTVEPHISQLKSRYGGIEKVISFFDEVQNDIVEHLDQFRGGNQEAPKVPFPFVMQPVDPFKRYDVNVLVDNSQTEGAPVIVEENASYTNLFGSIERRVHMGVAITDFTMIKPGSLHRANGGYLVLNANNLFRMGLSWEALKIAIKRREIRIEDPMQMLGYSTTEGLKPEPVPFRMKVIIIGSPEIYEILHYYDEDFPKLFSVKSDFETEMERNEEHEQEIARFLRARCQEDPSLLPFDPTGVAKIVETAAELAGDQKKLSCRFGVLTSIVKEASYWARTEGSDYVTGAHVRKALVERERRSNRIEEKIREMIARGQILVDTEGERTGQVNGLAVLQLGDYAFGKPSRITATVYTGKDGIVDIEREADLGGHTHTKGIMILKGFLGEQFAANRPLSLSASLTFEQSYSMIDGDSASSTELYALLSALSGLPVKQGIAVTGSVNQKGGIQPIGGVNEKIEGFFRVCKAKGLTGEQGVIIPARNIDNLMLSEEVVEAVRAGKFHIYPVTRVEEGIEILTGVPAGKRRKDGTFPPKSVFGRVAARLDQIRESLKEEEKKPEDAGDPGTD; this is encoded by the coding sequence ATGACCAAGGAACTGGATGCAACAAAGCTTCGTTATACGTGTGACCCGAAGAAGTTCAAATTCAAGACGACCGCTGAGCTGGAGCCGCTCGATCGGATCATCGGCCAGGAGCGGGCGATCGAAGCGCTCAAGCTCGGTTTGGGGATAAAGGACGCCAAGAACCGATACAACATCTACGTCGCCGGCGGCCCGGGGACTGGGAAGATGTCGGCGGTGGAGTACTTCCTCAGTCGGGTGAGCAAGAACGAGCCCCGCCCCCCTGATCTGTGCTACGTACACAACTTCGCCAATCCCTACAACCCCCGCTGCCTTGAGCTTCCTGCCGGGATGGGGACGCAACTGCGTACAGACATGAAGCACCTGATCGCTCGGCTGCGACGCGACATCCCCAAGGTGTTTGAGACGGACGAGTTCAAGGCACGGATCAAAAAGATAAACGAGCTTCACGCCGAGAAGCGGGCAAAGCTGTTCGAGGAGATGGAGAAGAAGTCCCGTGCCCTTGGATTCGCGATCCAACGGACCCCGATCGGGATCAACACCCTCCCCCTGCGCAAGGAGGGGGAACCACTCAGCCAGGAGGAGTACGAGGCTCTGTCCGACGAGGAGAAGGCCGAGATCCGGGAAAAGCAGAACAAGGTCCAGTCCTTGATTCAAGAAGTCCTTCAGGAGGTCGCCCGTGTCGATGAGGAGCGGGAGGAGGAGGTGAAGAAGCTGGCGCGGGAAGCGGTCCTGTTCACGGTTGAACCGCACATAAGCCAGCTCAAATCCCGCTATGGCGGGATCGAGAAGGTGATCTCCTTCTTCGATGAAGTGCAGAACGACATCGTCGAGCATCTCGACCAGTTCCGCGGGGGTAATCAGGAGGCACCGAAGGTCCCGTTCCCGTTCGTGATGCAACCGGTAGATCCGTTCAAGCGCTATGACGTGAACGTCCTGGTGGACAACTCCCAGACCGAAGGGGCGCCGGTGATCGTGGAGGAGAACGCCTCGTACACCAACCTGTTCGGCTCGATCGAGCGGCGGGTGCACATGGGGGTGGCGATCACCGATTTCACGATGATCAAGCCCGGATCGCTTCACCGCGCCAACGGCGGCTATCTGGTCCTGAACGCGAACAATCTTTTCCGGATGGGGCTTTCGTGGGAGGCGCTCAAGATCGCGATCAAGCGGCGCGAGATCCGAATCGAGGACCCCATGCAGATGCTCGGCTATTCTACCACCGAGGGTCTCAAGCCCGAGCCGGTCCCGTTTCGGATGAAGGTGATCATCATCGGCAGCCCGGAGATCTACGAGATCCTCCACTACTACGACGAGGACTTCCCCAAGCTGTTCTCGGTGAAAAGCGACTTCGAAACCGAGATGGAGCGGAACGAGGAACACGAGCAGGAGATCGCCCGTTTCCTCCGCGCCCGTTGTCAGGAGGACCCGAGTCTGCTTCCGTTCGACCCGACTGGGGTAGCGAAGATCGTGGAGACAGCGGCCGAGCTCGCCGGGGACCAGAAGAAGCTCTCCTGCCGATTCGGGGTTCTCACCTCGATCGTCAAAGAGGCGTCCTACTGGGCGCGGACCGAGGGATCGGATTACGTCACCGGCGCGCACGTGCGCAAGGCGCTCGTTGAGCGGGAGCGCCGCAGTAACCGGATCGAAGAGAAGATCCGGGAGATGATCGCCCGCGGCCAGATCCTCGTCGATACCGAAGGAGAGCGGACTGGACAGGTGAATGGGCTCGCCGTCCTTCAACTCGGCGACTACGCGTTCGGGAAGCCCTCCCGGATCACAGCGACCGTCTATACCGGAAAGGACGGGATCGTGGACATCGAGCGGGAGGCCGACCTCGGCGGTCACACCCATACCAAGGGGATCATGATCCTGAAGGGATTCCTCGGGGAGCAGTTCGCTGCCAACCGGCCGCTCAGCCTGTCGGCGAGTCTGACGTTCGAGCAGAGTTACTCCATGATCGATGGAGACAGCGCGTCGAGCACCGAACTGTACGCCCTCCTCTCTGCCCTGTCCGGGTTGCCGGTCAAGCAGGGAATCGCTGTCACCGGCTCAGTCAACCAGAAGGGCGGGATCCAACCGATCGGCGGGGTGAACGAGAAGATCGAGGGGTTCTTCCGCGTGTGCAAGGCGAAGGGGTTGACCGGGGAGCAAGGGGTGATCATCCCGGCCCGGAACATAGACAATCTGATGCTCTCCGAAGAGGTGGTGGAAGCGGTCCGCGCTGGGAAGTTTCACATTTACCCGGTGACACGGGTGGAAGAGGGGATCGAGATCCTGACCGGGGTCCCGGCGGGGAAACGGCGGAAGGATGGGACGTTCCCGCCGAAGTCGGTCTTCGGCCGCGTCGCTGCGCGGCTCGATCAGATCAGAGAGTCCCTCAAGGAGGAAGAGAAAAAGCCAGAAGATGCGGGTGATCCTGGCACTGATTAA